A region of the Stieleria neptunia genome:
AGCAAGACCGCGGCCACGCGATAGGGCATTCGCGTTTTGCCAACTCGTCCGTCGATCGTCTCTCCCGCGTCGGTCGTCATTCGCGCTGATACCATCCCGCAAGGTTGTCACCGAGATTTTCATTCGCATCGATCGGTGCCGTTCGTTGCGATGGAGCCGGGCCACATTCTCACTGCGCCACGGACGCGGGTCAACGTTGGCGTGTGTTGCCGCCGGCAGCAAAGTCGCTTAGCGACGCACGGAAAGTATGTGGGATTGGCTTCCAGCCTGTCGACGCCGGCGGCGAAGTCGCAAACAGGGCAGCCCGCCGAAAAAACTTGACTTCGGGGGCGCAGGCTGCGACATTAGACAAATCATCTAATTTCGATCAGCCGATGCCTGCCGGGAGAGCCCCTTGATGGCCCGCCGCCCAAAGCCGTTCCACACCGTTGTCGTCGCTCTGTTTTTGCTGGCGAGCATTTCCAGCTCCATCGCTCAGCAACCCCCACAGCCGAAATCCGAGGTGATCCGCGACCGCTTCGCGGAGCTTGCCGAGCGAATTTCGATCGCGCCGGCCGGGCGATCACAAAATCCCTTCACGCGCCATCATCAACCCGCACTCAGCTGGAGCAATCCCGAGCGACAGACCCCGGCCGGCGCCATGTTCCTGTGGACCGCGTCGGGCCGCCCGCAGGTCGCGCTTTGCCTGTACCCCGACGGCGAACAGGTCATCGATCTGGAATTTCAATCGCTCAGCGAGCAAGCCCTGACCGCCGACAGCGACAACCAACTGCTGTGGCAGCCCGCCGAGCCCGGCGTCCGATGGCAGCCGATCGAGAAAGCTCCGCGTCCGGCCCGATCCGCGTTCCTGCGGTTGCGGCAGATGCGAGTTCTGGCGCGCGAGTTTTCATCGAAGCTGGTGCCGCCCAACAAGAACCCGATCGAATTGCGTTTGCTCGACACCCCCGTGTACCGCTACGAACTCGATCAACCGACCGGCGGAAAACTCGGTCGAGCAGATGACGAACTGATCGACGGTGCGGTATTCACCTTTGTCCAGGGAACCGATCCCGAAGTCCTGTTGCTGGTCGAAGCCCACCAGGACGGCGACCGGCAAGCGTGGCGATATGCGTTGGCACGGATGAGCATGGTGCCGACGCAGGTGCGGCACGGCGAGACGACCATCTGGGAAACCGACTGGGCGATTCAGCGGCCCCATACGCCATATTACGTCTACAAATCATTTTAATCCAAATAGTGCTTGACCAATATAGACTGTGCGTCTATATTGGGTTCCAGCAAACAAGCCGCAGCGCCGGCGCGATTGCACACCACGGGTGAAAGGACACTTCGATGAGCAAGTCAGTCGTTCTATTGATCTTCTTCTCGGTCGCCGCGGCTTGGCGACCGGTCGCGGCAGTCGCGGACTCCCACGGCGACACGCTTTCGCAGTGGATTGACCAGCGGGGTGAACAGCTCTGGGGCAAGCCGCCGGCGGCGTGCAGTGACCTGACGTTTGTCCGTCGCGTCTACTTGGACCTGGTCGGCCGGGTGCCCAGCGTTTCGGAGATCCGCGACTTTCAAACACTCGGCGATGACCGTCGCGAACTGTTGGTGAACGAATTGGTGTTCGGCGAGGGGCCACGACGGGAGGCATACACGCGGCTTTCGGCATCCAGTCTGGCGCGTCATTGGCGGAGGGTCTTGATTCCGCCGGGGACGGTCGTCAACGGTTCGGTGCAGGGGTTGGAGACGTGGCTGGAAGACGCGTTTCGCGAGGCGAAGCCGTACGATGAGATGATGCGTGAGATTGCGCAGATCCAGTCGCCCGATTCCGCCGGCGGATACTACCGGTTGGTCGGGGGCACGCCGGAATCCTATGCGGGCAATCTTTCGCGTGTGATGTTGGGCGTCCGTCTTGATTGCGCACAATGTCATGACCATCCGTTTACCGACTGGAAGCAACATGACTTCTGGGGTCTGGCCGCATTTTACAGCGACATCAACGGTTCGATCGACAACCCCGATGGATCGCAGCCGACGGGCAAGAGCGGCGAAATCCGATTCGAAGGCGAAACGTACCGGGCAAAGGTCTTGTGGGAAGACACGGCGATGGACGACGCCGCGCGTGCGCCCCGTGTTCGCCTGGCGCGTTGGATGACATCACGGGAAAACCCGAATTTTGCCGCGACGGCGGTCAATCGGTTCTGGCAATTGCTGGTCGGCCGCGGGCTCTACGCCGACATCGAGAATCTGGATCTGGCGAACGACGACGAGCGTGCGTTCCTGGATGATTTGGGACAAAAA
Encoded here:
- a CDS encoding DUF1549 domain-containing protein; this encodes MSKSVVLLIFFSVAAAWRPVAAVADSHGDTLSQWIDQRGEQLWGKPPAACSDLTFVRRVYLDLVGRVPSVSEIRDFQTLGDDRRELLVNELVFGEGPRREAYTRLSASSLARHWRRVLIPPGTVVNGSVQGLETWLEDAFREAKPYDEMMREIAQIQSPDSAGGYYRLVGGTPESYAGNLSRVMLGVRLDCAQCHDHPFTDWKQHDFWGLAAFYSDINGSIDNPDGSQPTGKSGEIRFEGETYRAKVLWEDTAMDDAARAPRVRLARWMTSRENPNFAATAVNRFWQLLVGRGLYADIENLDLANDDERAFLDDLGQKFADDGFHVQRLIAAICKTNWYAARALSESDSDETFRRELKVISPEQVFDSLEQSLHLPISRIDPAAPRWTGARAQMVNRLGEAIGETPEDYASGIPQALMMMNGPVTSDAIDLDRSRLLRAVVESPFFDEDKRIETLYLAVLTREPSEAEKRSLTEYLDNKPDETTRRKAFGEILWALLNSPEFVLCR